Part of the Phycisphaerae bacterium genome is shown below.
GCGAAGAAGTCGAGGGTATCACCGGCGGCATGCTTGACTCGAACGAGGAAGAGCCCGGACCGATCTACCTGCAGGGCGATCACGGCAAGATCAGCTATCGCAAGATCACCGTTTGGCCGGCGGAGTGATCGGATCGTGCCGGTTTTCGGCTGCAAGCCGCAAGAGCGGCCCAATGAGTAGCGCACGGGCAGGGGAGGGGAGAGCTGTCGCAGGACGGATCAGCGTCGATAGTGGCAGCTCGTGTGCTGCGCGGTTGCGGCATTAATTGTGCGGGGCAGAGGCGGTCCGTGCTGCAAGCCCGAAAAGAAGCTGACCAGCGGCCGGCTTGATTTATGCTTGGTTCCTCTGCCTTCGGGCTTTGCCTGCTCGTTCTCCCCCGCCCTTAGTCCCTTCCGTCGCAACTGGTGCGCATTTTGCGCGCATGTTTCTGGATCGCAGAGCGGTTGGGTTGCGGCCCGCAAGAAGGCGGTCCGCCTTAGAGGATGAACCGGCTTACATCCTCGTCCTTGATGATCTCGGCCAATCGCTTCCGCACGTCGGGCTCATCGATGATTACCGCCTCACCCGATCGTTCGGAAGCGCCGAACGACAGGTCCTCGACCACCTTCTCCATAATGGTATACAGCCGCCGCGCGCCGATGTTGAGCGTATTGCGGTTGACCTGCCACGCGATCTCGGCCATGGCCTCGATCGCCGAGGGAGTGAAATCGAGCTTGACTCCTTCGGTGGCCATCAGGGCGATCTGCTGGCGCGTCAGGGCGTTCTGCGGCTGAGTCAGAATGCGAACAAAGTCGTCCTTGGTCAGGTCGCTCAACTCAACGCGGATGGGAAAACGGCCCTGAAGCTCGGGCATCAGGTCCGACGGCTTGCTGATGTGAAAGGCCCCGGCGGCAATAAACAGGATGTGGTCGGTGCGAACCAGGCCGTGCCGGGTGCCTACGGTGCTGCCCTCGACGATGGGGAGCAGATCCCGCTGCACCCCCTGGCGAGAGACATCGGGCCCGTGCAGGCTGCCGGTGCCGGCGATCTTGTCGATCTCGTCGATGAAGATGATGCCACTGTTTTCGGTCCGGCGAATGGCCATCTCGGTCACTTTCTCGCGGTCGATCAGCTCGTCGCAAGCCTGCTGGAAGAGCACCTTGCGTGCCTCGCGCAGCGGCAAACGGCGATTCTTGCGCTGTTGAGGGATGAGCTTTTCGAAGAAACTCTGGATCTCCGGATCGAGCTGATCGACGCCGAAGGTGGCCATCATTCCGGCCGGCATGGGCCGCTCTTCAGCGGTGATCTCGATGTCGCGGTCGTCGAACTCGCCGTCCCGCAGCTTCCGGCGGAATTTCTCTCTCGTGCGGTGACGTTTCTGGGCCGTATCGCTGTTCGGGTCATCATCCTCGTCGCCGGTTCCGGCGGGCAGGAGGGCGTCGATCAGGCGCTCCTCGGCGATCCGCTCGGCCTCCTGGCGGACGACCTCGGTCTGTTCGGCGCGGACCATGTGAATGGCCAGGTCGAGCAGGTCGCGGATCATGCTTTCGACGTCCCGCCCGTGGTAACCGACCTCGGTGTACTTGCTGGCCTCGACCTTCACGAACGGGGCGTTGACCAGCCTGGCCAGCCGCCGGGCGATTTCGGTTTTGCCCACCCCTGTCGGCCCGATCATGAGGATGTTCTTGGGGCCGACCTCACTGCGCATGTTCTCGGGCAACTGTTGGCGCCGCCAGCGGTTCCGCACGGCGATGGCCACTGCCCGTTTGGCTTCGTCCTGACCGATGATGTATTGATCCAAAGCTTCGACTATTTGTCTGGGGGTCAGCTCTTTCATAACTCGCGTGTATTGCTCCTGTGACGATCTTCAACTTATCGCCGGCCGACATTCTACCGGAAACCGGGCTCATAGAGCAGTGGCCGGGGGAGCGTCGATGATTCGCAGACACCATCCGCAAGCAGTATCATGCTCTCATGATCGCCCCCGGCAGTCCGAGCGAGGAAGGCTTCTGCGCCAAATGCCGCTACCCGCTGCGCGGCCTGCCCGAGCCGCGATGCCCGGAATGCGGTAGCGAGTTTGATCCCGCGAACGCTCGCACATTTCTTGTTGCGACACAACGATGGGCCTTGGGGCCGGTCTCCCGGCGTCTCTGGAACCCTCCGACATGGAAGCTTCACGCCCTGTCCGCCGTACCAGCGTTGCTGATTCTGTTCAGCTATTCGGTGCCCGGTCAAGTCACCGTTTTTCGGGATCTCGGCACTCTTATCGCGATGGTCCTGCTGGTGTCGTGGCTGTTGCGCCTCATTTTGTCACTGGCTGTTGAAATCATCTATCGCCCTCCTCTCGATCAGAGGCGTGCCCCAGGGCCATGGCTGCTGACGCCCTTGATCATCTTCGTGACAGCCGTTCTCTGCCGCTTGGACGTGCCGGCACATGTGGCGTTCGCTCTCAGCAGGCCGTCTCTTGATCGCCTCGCCGCCCGAGCGGCCACCACACCATTGAGTCCGCCCCTCATGGACCGGTGGGTTGGCGTGTATCCCATCAAAGAAATTCGCAGAATACACGGCGGCATGCGGATATGGGTTTGGGGAACCTACGGCCTCGGCGGCGGGTTCGCCTGGTTCCCGCAAGGGCCGCCCGTCAGCAATGAATACGTCTACTTTCATTGGTGCGATTCCTGGTACGGCTGGCATGACATGGCACGGGGGGGACGGTCACTGGCATCCGGAGACTTGTGGCATTTCAGATAGTGCCATTGGGCTGCCCGTTGTCGGGCCACCGAGCCGAATGGATCCCCGACACTCTGGGCGGCTCGGTTGGTGGCTTCGTTGGCGGTGGGTCTCTGGTACAGGCCAGAGACCGAGGACACGAAATCCGCAATCCGTTGGGCGTTGCCACCCGGGTTGTTTGCTTTGGCAGGTATCCTGTATGCGTTGAACGTTCCACTGTTCGTGGTATTTGTGTTGCCGAGCCGTGCCCGTGCCAGGGATGGCTAGCCGCTTCTCAGCAGATTTGATACACTGGAAGCATGCGAAACGCCCCTCTTCGATTCGAAGGCTTCGTGTTGCGATCCGGCCGCAAGTACGAGTCGATCTGCCCCGACCTCGATGTGGCCAGCTTCGGCAAAACGCCCGCCGATGCTCGGAAGGCCCTGCTGGAAGCCTGTCGGCTTCACGTGGAGTCAGCGATCGAGTGTAATCTTCCCTATCTTCGCCCCGTGCCTCCTGACGATCACCCATTAAGGGAAGAGCCGTCTCGCATTGTTGAACGCTTCATGGTCACGATCGAGATCGCGGTCAAAGCTCATGCCTGAATTGCCCGTGTTAACAGCGAGACAAGTGATTCAAGCCCTATCAGTATTGGGATTCACCACATTGAGGCAGCGGGGCAGCCACCTGCAGATGAGGCGGGGGAACCGGATGGCCACCGTACCTCTCCATCGAGGTGACATCCCGCCGGGGACCTTGAAATCGATTTTGCGACAGGCCGGGATTACCGTACAGGAGTTGATCGATTCTTTGTAAGAGGCGATTGTTCGATACAGGTGCCGATGCCAATGCC
Proteins encoded:
- the hslU gene encoding ATP-dependent protease ATPase subunit HslU; translation: MKELTPRQIVEALDQYIIGQDEAKRAVAIAVRNRWRRQQLPENMRSEVGPKNILMIGPTGVGKTEIARRLARLVNAPFVKVEASKYTEVGYHGRDVESMIRDLLDLAIHMVRAEQTEVVRQEAERIAEERLIDALLPAGTGDEDDDPNSDTAQKRHRTREKFRRKLRDGEFDDRDIEITAEERPMPAGMMATFGVDQLDPEIQSFFEKLIPQQRKNRRLPLREARKVLFQQACDELIDREKVTEMAIRRTENSGIIFIDEIDKIAGTGSLHGPDVSRQGVQRDLLPIVEGSTVGTRHGLVRTDHILFIAAGAFHISKPSDLMPELQGRFPIRVELSDLTKDDFVRILTQPQNALTRQQIALMATEGVKLDFTPSAIEAMAEIAWQVNRNTLNIGARRLYTIMEKVVEDLSFGASERSGEAVIIDEPDVRKRLAEIIKDEDVSRFIL
- a CDS encoding type II toxin-antitoxin system HicA family toxin — its product is MPELPVLTARQVIQALSVLGFTTLRQRGSHLQMRRGNRMATVPLHRGDIPPGTLKSILRQAGITVQELIDSL